The following are encoded in a window of Fischerella sp. PCC 9605 genomic DNA:
- a CDS encoding DUF6875 domain-containing protein — protein MQVYTSNEIEQFQQDLPYLIEIMQWVKTFLAKPHPNLGRPGPVCPFVPQALKSDNIHFKVIRTKDLEPQQIEEIVIQHRQIFLKTEPRDRQTNLLKTFLLIFPDITLDDTSKFIDGVQKKLKPSFVELGLMLGEFHKRTESSGLHNPNFRPLRSPIPLLAIRFMVESDLPFLIDTENPHLCIQFLEAYLKYFEHHIKDETRLKKVYQELALAREKITKKSVTLV, from the coding sequence ATGCAAGTATATACATCGAATGAGATTGAGCAGTTTCAACAAGACCTTCCCTATTTAATTGAGATAATGCAATGGGTTAAAACTTTTTTGGCAAAACCTCACCCAAATCTAGGTAGACCTGGCCCTGTTTGCCCTTTTGTGCCTCAAGCGCTTAAATCTGATAACATTCACTTTAAAGTTATTCGTACAAAAGACTTAGAACCGCAACAAATTGAAGAAATTGTTATCCAACACCGACAGATTTTTCTAAAAACGGAACCGCGTGACAGACAAACTAATCTTCTCAAGACATTTTTACTTATATTTCCTGATATTACTCTCGACGATACTTCCAAATTTATCGATGGTGTCCAAAAAAAACTTAAGCCTTCTTTTGTAGAATTAGGACTGATGCTAGGAGAGTTTCATAAGCGTACTGAAAGTTCTGGATTGCACAACCCTAATTTCCGTCCTCTTCGCAGTCCTATTCCACTACTGGCTATCCGCTTTATGGTCGAAAGTGATTTACCTTTTCTTATAGACACAGAAAATCCACACTTGTGTATTCAATTTCTTGAAGCTTATTTAAAGTATTTTGAGCATCATATTAAAGATGAAACAAGATTAAAAAAAGTGTATCAAGAACTCGCATTGGCACGAGAAAAAATTACTAAAAAAAGTGTTACTTTAGTCTAG
- a CDS encoding non-ribosomal peptide synthetase → MTYSSKLYQKRISSRNTQQEDCNYTYTYTEHLCIHKIFEKQVERTPDAVVVVFEDEQLTYRQLNQEANQLAHYLQSLGVGPEVLVGICVERSLEMVVGLLGILKAGGAYVPLDPSYPGERLAFILEDTQTPVMLTTADLVKSLPTHQAQVVCLDSDWVNIARNSQANPXSDATIDNLIYVIYTSGSTGKPKGVMIPXRGICNQLYWRQTTFALTASDKVLQTISFXXDPSVWQIFWPLCFGAQLVMARPGGQRDMSYLVEAIANEKITVAAFVPSQLRALLEQEGIENCRSLRHITSGGEALPIELVERFFERLNLDNVLVNCYGPTEASIDSTIWVCQRGTNYTHAPIGRPISNAEIYILDENLQPVADGDCGELYIGGVGLARGYFNRPDLTKERFIPHPFSSEPGARLYKTGDVGRYLPDSNIELLGRVDEQVKIRGFRIELGEIEAVLCQHPAVQETVVNLVVRSNANTREDVPGDKDLVAYVVLKPSQVATTEQLRLFLREKLPNYMIPSAFVMLDTLPLNPNGKVDRRALPAPEQVRQEATKTFVAARNQIEYQLTQIWEEVLGIQPIGIKDNFFDLGGHSFLALNLFARIEAQFGKKLPLAILFQSGSVEALADILQSQEQSATHTSEDWSSLVAIKPNGSKPPFFCIHPLGGETLCYRDLAMHLESDQPVYALQPQGLDGKRSPLTRIEDMASHYIQEIRTIQPNGPYFLGGYSFGGIVAFEMAQQLYKLGERVGMLAIFDTCLPGASMRLPFLKRIPLHVSNILRGGPAFLWQSLQMWTQQIKYDIKHKVYYELYGENPIFSAFQHVKIMDANIQAVTEYVLQVYPGNMILLRTEDKNRQKAVGVKYDLQFGWGNLVAGQLDVDFVPGSHTTMLEEPHVRVLAEKLQTCLDHALAEIIEPKILSVEYK, encoded by the coding sequence ATGACATATAGTAGTAAATTATACCAAAAACGTATTTCTTCGAGAAATACCCAACAAGAAGATTGCAACTACACTTATACTTATACTGAGCATCTGTGCATACACAAGATTTTTGAAAAGCAAGTTGAACGCACACCCGATGCAGTGGTGGTAGTATTTGAAGATGAACAACTTACCTACAGGCAGTTAAACCAAGAGGCGAACCAACTGGCACACTACTTACAGAGTTTGGGAGTAGGGCCAGAAGTACTGGTGGGTATTTGTGTTGAACGTTCCCTAGAGATGGTGGTGGGATTGCTGGGCATTCTCAAAGCCGGTGGTGCGTATGTACCGTTAGACCCGTCCTATCCTGGCGAACGTTTAGCCTTTATCTTAGAAGATACCCAAACACCAGTGATGCTGACAACAGCAGACTTGGTTAAAAGTCTACCAACACATCAGGCACAAGTAGTTTGCCTAGACTCAGATTGGGTTAATATCGCCCGCAACAGCCAAGCCAATCCAATNAGTGACGCAACGATTGACAACCTCATCTACGTGATCTACACCTCTGGTTCGACAGGCAAACCCAAAGGTGTCATGATTCCCCANCGCGGTATCTGCAATCAACTTTATTGGCGGCAAACAACATTTGCATTAACTGCAAGCGATAAAGTTTTACAAACGATTTCTTTTAGNTTNGACCCNTCNGTTTGGCAGATATTCTGGCCGTTGTGCTTTGGCGCACAGTTGGTGATGGCGCGTCCNGGNGGACAGCGAGACATGAGTTACCTGGTTGAGGCGATCGCCAATGAGAAAATTACTGTTGCAGCTTTTGTACCGTCGCAGTTGCGTGCTTTACTCGAACAAGAGGGAATTGAGAATTGTCGAAGCCTGCGGCACATCACTAGTGGTGGTGAAGCGTTACCGATTGAACTGGTTGAACGCTTCTTTGAGCGTTTAAATTTGGATAATGTACTGGTCAATTGTTACGGCCCGACTGAAGCTTCTATTGATTCTACTATCTGGGTTTGCCAGCGCGGCACAAATTACACTCATGCTCCGATTGGTCGCCCAATTAGTAATGCTGAGATTTATATTTTGGATGAAAATTTACAGCCAGTTGCAGATGGTGACTGTGGAGAGTTATACATCGGTGGCGTGGGTCTGGCGCGAGGCTATTTTAACCGTCCGGATTTGACTAAGGAGCGATTTATCCCCCATCCGTTTTCCTCTGAACCAGGTGCACGGTTGTATAAAACCGGAGATGTAGGACGGTATTTACCAGATAGCAATATTGAGTTACTTGGTCGCGTTGACGAGCAAGTCAAAATACGTGGTTTCCGCATTGAGTTGGGAGAAATTGAAGCCGTACTGTGCCAACATCCTGCTGTTCAAGAAACTGTGGTGAATCTCGTTGTGAGGAGCAACGCGAACACACGTGAGGATGTTCCCGGTGACAAAGATTTAGTTGCCTATGTCGTCCTCAAGCCCAGCCAAGTCGCTACAACGGAGCAACTGCGGCTTTTCCTGCGCGAAAAGCTGCCCAATTACATGATTCCCTCAGCCTTTGTAATGCTGGATACCCTACCTCTAAATCCTAACGGGAAAGTAGACCGTCGAGCATTGCCCGCACCAGAGCAAGTCAGACAAGAGGCTACAAAAACCTTTGTTGCTGCCCGCAATCAAATAGAATACCAGTTAACGCAGATTTGGGAAGAAGTATTGGGCATCCAACCGATTGGTATTAAAGATAACTTCTTTGATTTAGGCGGACATTCCTTCCTGGCTTTAAACTTATTTGCAAGAATCGAAGCGCAATTTGGTAAAAAACTTCCCTTAGCGATTCTATTTCAATCTGGTAGTGTCGAAGCTCTTGCCGATATCCTTCAATCACAAGAGCAATCAGCAACTCACACTTCAGAAGATTGGTCATCCCTAGTTGCGATCAAGCCCAATGGCTCAAAGCCACCATTTTTCTGTATCCACCCTTTGGGTGGAGAAACCCTGTGCTACCGCGATTTAGCGATGCATCTGGAGTCTGACCAGCCAGTATATGCGCTACAACCACAAGGACTTGATGGCAAGCGATCGCCCTTGACACGGATTGAAGACATGGCATCGCACTATATTCAAGAAATCCGAACGATTCAACCCAATGGCCCTTATTTCCTAGGCGGCTACTCGTTTGGGGGAATAGTTGCTTTCGAGATGGCACAGCAACTCTATAAGCTAGGCGAGAGAGTAGGAATGTTAGCGATATTTGATACTTGTCTTCCGGGTGCAAGTATGCGCTTACCATTCTTGAAACGGATTCCCTTGCATGTGAGCAATATTTTGCGAGGAGGCCCTGCTTTTCTTTGGCAAAGTCTTCAGATGTGGACTCAGCAAATCAAGTATGATATCAAACACAAAGTCTACTACGAATTGTATGGTGAAAATCCTATATTTTCTGCATTCCAACATGTAAAAATCATGGATGCTAACATCCAGGCAGTTACAGAATATGTCTTGCAAGTTTACCCAGGTAATATGATTCTCTTGCGGACTGAAGACAAGAACCGTCAAAAAGCTGTCGGTGTAAAATATGACCTGCAATTTGGTTGGGGTAATTTAGTCGCAGGTCAACTAGATGTTGATTTTGTTCCTGGCTCGCATACTACTATGTTAGAAGAACCTCATGTACGAGTGCTGGCAGAGAAATTACAGACTTGTTTAGACCACGCTTTGGCTGAAATAATTGAACCTAAAATCCTTTCGGTGGAGTATAAATAG
- a CDS encoding O-antigen ligase family protein, with the protein MENRNIVKQFMLEKALDGLGLACLSLLILQVSINFLPYFVVLKYMTTTRLILLLGFICLILLHVVKKQQPNWNSAIRGSKILLVLITLLLAWYGVSLFNGSAISFSSFRLQVEEVLAFLFVILRVDGEEKFNAVVFVFLVAVSVIALHSIKQFIEYDNTHYFLIWRGAWTVTESLEIPKGAIVRVVGYFNNPNVLATYLILLIPIVASLIKHPHAPTWMIGLLVALASVALLLTFSRSSIIALLLALGVTLTRKKPFVFIFFAILVAATLLNPLSIGRLATGYARFSAWSIAIEMILQKPLFGVGLGNFRTYAVNFWHAHNLFLHIAAEAGLIAGTLLLTIVLVAIKQALELSRCGGRTRLIGQAFTVAFIAFGIASLMDNAYNTTAVSYTFWLLLGLLVAARRIFENRRHQTVRYGFETN; encoded by the coding sequence ATGGAAAACAGAAACATAGTAAAGCAGTTCATGCTTGAGAAGGCTTTAGACGGATTAGGCTTGGCTTGCCTTAGTCTCCTGATTCTTCAAGTCTCAATCAATTTCCTGCCGTACTTCGTAGTCTTGAAATATATGACGACGACACGGCTAATCCTCTTGCTCGGGTTTATATGTTTAATATTACTGCACGTAGTCAAAAAGCAACAACCCAACTGGAACAGCGCAATCAGAGGGTCAAAAATCCTCCTGGTCTTGATAACTCTTCTTTTAGCTTGGTATGGCGTCTCTTTATTCAATGGCTCAGCAATCAGCTTCTCCAGCTTCCGGTTGCAAGTGGAGGAAGTTCTTGCATTCTTGTTCGTGATCTTACGAGTTGATGGTGAGGAGAAATTCAATGCCGTCGTGTTCGTTTTTCTCGTGGCGGTTTCAGTTATCGCTTTACACTCAATCAAGCAGTTCATTGAGTACGATAATACCCACTATTTTCTGATTTGGCGGGGTGCATGGACAGTAACCGAGTCTTTGGAAATTCCCAAGGGTGCCATCGTACGGGTTGTGGGGTACTTCAATAACCCGAATGTACTTGCCACTTACCTGATCCTACTTATTCCCATTGTCGCTTCCTTGATTAAACACCCGCATGCGCCCACTTGGATGATCGGTTTGTTAGTGGCTCTTGCCTCAGTTGCGCTGTTACTGACATTTAGCCGCAGCAGCATCATTGCGCTTCTACTAGCACTAGGTGTGACGCTAACACGAAAAAAGCCTTTTGTTTTTATCTTCTTCGCGATCCTAGTGGCTGCCACCCTGCTCAACCCTTTGTCGATTGGTCGCCTGGCGACTGGGTATGCACGGTTTTCTGCATGGTCTATAGCGATCGAGATGATTTTACAAAAGCCATTGTTTGGCGTGGGATTGGGTAACTTTCGCACTTATGCTGTTAACTTCTGGCATGCCCACAACCTGTTTCTGCACATAGCTGCGGAGGCTGGGCTCATTGCTGGTACCCTGCTGTTGACCATCGTGCTCGTTGCGATTAAACAGGCTCTCGAACTCTCACGCTGTGGTGGTCGCACGCGATTGATCGGACAAGCGTTTACCGTAGCTTTCATTGCCTTTGGTATTGCTTCTTTGATGGACAATGCCTATAACACTACAGCCGTTAGTTACACATTCTGGCTTCTTCTCGGGCTACTAGTGGCAGCACGCAGAATATTTGAGAATAGGCGACACCAGACCGTCAGATATGGGTTTGAGACAAATTAG
- a CDS encoding glutathione S-transferase family protein: MCDDIVWASEFSQNALEIIEIDLQNKPANFLEISPYGKVRVLKHGDRRVWESTIINDYLDEIFPEPHLRESKLNDD; this comes from the coding sequence GTGTGTGATGACATCGTATGGGCGTCTGAATTTTCTCAAAATGCTCTTGAGATCATCGAAATCGACTTGCAAAACAAACCCGCTAACTTTCTAGAAATTTCTCCCTATGGCAAGGTGCGTGTCCTCAAGCATGGCGATCGCCGGGTGTGGGAATCTACCATTATTAATGACTATCTCGATGAAATATTTCCCGAACCACATCTGAGAGAGAGCAAATTGAACGATGACTAA
- a CDS encoding methyltransferase codes for MTKPEIPQNSNDMPPSMVILQLITSYRISQSIYVVAKLGIADLLKDSPKSTQELALATGTHAPSLYRVLRALASVGMFAEDSQGRFGLTPLAVCLQSDIDDSMRASAIVRGEDFYRKPWGHLLHSVKTGETAFRHVYNLEFFDYLAQNPDAAEMFDGAMTNYSTTVVDAVIAAYDFSSIGKLVDVGGGQGSLLAGILKAYPTMQGVLFEQASAIEHAKPLLEAQGVIERCQLVAGNFFASLPTTGDAYIMKNIIHDWDDERAVAILKNCYRAMPENGKLLLVEGVIFPGNEPSFSKLLDLEMLVLTGGRERTQAQHRDLLQSAGFHLTKIVPTASWQSIIEAVPV; via the coding sequence ATGACTAAACCAGAAATTCCCCAAAACTCCAATGATATGCCGCCATCGATGGTAATACTGCAATTGATTACCAGCTACCGAATTTCGCAGTCGATTTATGTAGTAGCCAAGCTTGGTATTGCTGACCTGCTCAAAGATAGTCCAAAGAGCACTCAGGAACTAGCACTTGCTACTGGTACTCATGCACCATCGCTCTACCGAGTGTTACGCGCCCTTGCTAGTGTTGGCATGTTTGCTGAAGACTCTCAAGGACGCTTTGGTTTAACACCCCTGGCAGTATGTTTGCAAAGTGACATTGATGACTCAATGCGTGCTAGTGCGATCGTCAGAGGTGAAGACTTTTACCGCAAACCTTGGGGTCATCTGCTGCACAGCGTCAAAACGGGTGAAACGGCTTTTCGGCATGTATATAATTTGGAATTCTTTGATTACTTGGCTCAAAATCCTGATGCTGCTGAAATGTTTGACGGCGCAATGACCAATTATTCCACAACAGTAGTAGATGCGGTCATAGCTGCTTATGATTTCTCATCAATTGGTAAGTTAGTTGACGTTGGTGGCGGACAAGGTAGCCTGCTTGCTGGTATTCTCAAGGCTTATCCGACAATGCAAGGCGTTCTTTTTGAACAAGCATCCGCGATCGAACATGCTAAGCCTCTGCTTGAAGCACAAGGAGTGATTGAACGCTGCCAACTTGTCGCTGGCAATTTTTTTGCCTCGCTGCCCACCACAGGTGATGCTTACATCATGAAAAATATTATCCACGATTGGGATGACGAGCGTGCTGTAGCCATCCTCAAAAATTGCTATCGCGCCATGCCGGAAAACGGAAAACTACTGCTGGTTGAAGGAGTAATTTTTCCAGGAAACGAGCCTTCCTTCAGCAAATTGCTTGATTTAGAAATGCTGGTGCTGACAGGAGGGCGCGAACGAACACAAGCCCAGCATCGAGACTTGTTACAAAGTGCAGGCTTTCACTTGACAAAGATTGTTCCCACAGCTTCCTGGCAGAGCATAATTGAAGCCGTGCCGGTTTAG
- a CDS encoding M48 family metallopeptidase, giving the protein MFPPKTQLIGLKADSFRHPLDLEATRALKQIPGIDMMVRNLLGPVAEQVFYVENIASSILVGEKQLPHLHKLLLEACQVLDMEPPQLYVRQHPAPNAYTFAMRGKQPFIVVHTSLIDMLTPEETQAVIAHELGHLKCDHSVYLTPVNILILAAATLPNIGAFLAQAIQAQLLEWVRCAEFTCDRAALLATQNPKAVMSVLMKLTGGSPTLAPQLNLDAFIAQARAYDDISKTELGEMVKAARTAQLTHPVPVLRAREIDLWASSKEYESLLQNQKIEYGSELATKSRWRNW; this is encoded by the coding sequence ATGTTTCCCCCCAAGACTCAGCTGATTGGTCTGAAAGCAGACTCGTTTCGTCACCCGCTAGACCTAGAGGCGACTAGAGCGCTCAAGCAGATTCCGGGTATAGATATGATGGTGCGGAATCTTTTAGGGCCAGTAGCGGAGCAAGTTTTTTACGTGGAAAACATTGCATCTAGCATTTTGGTGGGTGAAAAGCAATTGCCCCATTTACACAAGCTATTACTAGAAGCTTGTCAAGTCCTGGATATGGAGCCGCCTCAATTGTATGTGAGACAGCATCCGGCTCCAAATGCCTACACTTTTGCCATGCGGGGAAAACAACCTTTTATTGTGGTGCATACTTCCTTGATTGATATGCTCACACCCGAGGAAACTCAGGCAGTCATTGCCCATGAACTCGGACACCTCAAGTGTGACCACAGTGTTTACTTGACCCCGGTAAATATTTTGATATTAGCAGCGGCAACTTTGCCCAACATCGGCGCATTTCTTGCCCAAGCAATCCAGGCACAGCTTCTGGAATGGGTACGCTGTGCAGAATTTACGTGCGATCGCGCTGCATTGTTGGCAACCCAAAACCCGAAAGCTGTCATGTCTGTGTTGATGAAACTGACTGGTGGTTCACCCACCTTAGCACCACAACTCAACCTCGATGCTTTTATTGCCCAGGCTCGCGCCTACGATGATATCAGCAAAACCGAACTCGGCGAGATGGTCAAAGCTGCCCGAACTGCACAATTAACCCATCCAGTACCAGTATTGCGGGCACGAGAAATAGACCTTTGGGCAAGTAGCAAAGAATATGAAAGCTTGTTGCAAAATCAAAAAATAGAGTATGGTAGTGAACTTGCGACAAAAAGCAGATGGCGAAATTGGTAG
- the murA gene encoding UDP-N-acetylglucosamine 1-carboxyvinyltransferase, which yields MEGRLINPSSGLPDAKLSPVADSSVLQIWGGHPLHGHVRISGAKNSALVIMAGTLLCSGDCHIRNVPLLVDVDRMGQVLSALGVSVQRNGDILDINASNITSSKAPYELVTQLRASFFAIGPILARLGVAQMPLPGGCAIGARPVDLHVRGLQAMGAEVQIEHGICNAYVPGKNRRLKGAKIYLDIPSVGATETLMMAATLAEGETIIENAAREPEVVDLANFCIAMGAKIQGAGTSTITIDGVPKLHSIDYTIIPDRIEAGTFLVAGAITRSDILLSPVVPEHLVPVIAKLREIGVPIVEEAPDSLRLLPAERLVAADIETMPHPGFPTDMQAPFMALLAIAEGDSLINETVFENRLRHASELNRLGADIRVKGNTAFVRGVPLLSGAPVIGTDLRAAAALVVAGLAANGKTTIQGLRYLDRGYDRLDLKLLELGAKIQRLPAAGADPEVAPTTINPEASISS from the coding sequence TTGGAGGGTAGGCTTATTAATCCTTCTAGCGGCTTACCAGATGCCAAATTATCGCCTGTTGCAGACTCCTCAGTCTTGCAAATCTGGGGTGGGCATCCTTTGCATGGCCATGTGAGAATTAGCGGGGCAAAAAATTCAGCACTAGTAATTATGGCTGGAACTTTGCTCTGTTCGGGCGACTGTCACATCCGTAACGTACCGTTGCTGGTAGACGTAGATCGGATGGGTCAAGTATTGTCGGCGTTGGGTGTTAGCGTGCAGCGCAACGGTGATATTTTAGACATTAATGCTAGTAATATTACTTCATCTAAAGCTCCTTACGAACTGGTTACTCAGTTACGGGCAAGCTTTTTTGCGATCGGGCCGATTTTGGCACGGCTAGGAGTGGCACAAATGCCATTACCCGGTGGTTGTGCGATTGGGGCAAGACCTGTAGATCTCCACGTCCGGGGATTGCAAGCAATGGGAGCCGAGGTGCAGATTGAGCATGGCATTTGTAATGCCTACGTTCCTGGCAAAAACCGCCGACTCAAGGGTGCAAAAATTTACCTAGATATTCCCAGTGTGGGAGCCACAGAAACATTGATGATGGCAGCTACACTGGCAGAAGGCGAAACAATTATCGAGAACGCTGCTCGCGAACCAGAAGTAGTCGATTTGGCGAATTTCTGTATCGCAATGGGAGCGAAAATTCAAGGTGCGGGTACGAGTACGATTACAATCGATGGCGTCCCCAAGTTACACTCTATCGACTATACCATTATTCCCGACCGCATCGAGGCAGGGACTTTTCTAGTAGCGGGAGCAATTACCCGCTCAGATATACTCCTCTCGCCAGTAGTTCCAGAACATCTCGTGCCAGTCATTGCCAAACTGCGGGAAATTGGCGTTCCCATTGTTGAAGAAGCACCTGACAGCTTGCGCCTCCTCCCAGCCGAAAGACTGGTAGCGGCAGACATTGAAACCATGCCCCATCCCGGCTTTCCCACCGACATGCAAGCGCCATTCATGGCTTTGCTGGCGATCGCAGAAGGTGATAGCTTGATCAACGAAACTGTGTTTGAAAACCGTTTGCGCCATGCCTCAGAATTGAATCGTCTGGGAGCAGACATTCGCGTCAAAGGCAACACTGCTTTTGTACGGGGAGTACCTTTGTTATCTGGCGCACCTGTAATCGGCACTGACTTGCGTGCAGCAGCAGCTTTGGTGGTAGCAGGTTTGGCAGCAAATGGCAAAACAACAATTCAGGGACTGCGCTACCTAGATCGCGGCTACGATCGCCTCGATCTGAAATTACTGGAGTTAGGAGCGAAAATTCAACGCTTGCCTGCTGCTGGGGCAGATCCAGAAGTTGCCCCCACAACCATAAATCCGGAAGCATCGATTTCCTCTTAA
- a CDS encoding TrmH family RNA methyltransferase, with amino-acid sequence MLTSLQNPLIKQIRKLHSTKERHKQQLFLLEGTHLLEEACAVNYPLVTVCCTQQWQTTHSRLWQEVCQKSDRAEVVSEEVMAAIATTVQPDGVVATAKKNVSQTQPPFTGLVLALETIQDPGNLGTIIRTAAAAGANGLWLSEDSVDLDNPKVLRATAGQWFRLPMAVSLDLKATVQEAKQARMQIIATLPSATLTYWEVDWCQPSLILLGNEGAGLSAELAAMADKSVKIPLSSGVESLNVAIAAALMLYEAQRQKRE; translated from the coding sequence ATGTTGACCAGTCTACAGAATCCTCTAATTAAACAAATTAGAAAACTTCACTCCACAAAAGAACGGCACAAGCAGCAGTTATTTTTACTGGAAGGGACGCACTTGTTAGAGGAAGCTTGTGCTGTGAATTACCCATTGGTGACAGTGTGTTGCACCCAACAATGGCAAACAACCCACTCTAGGCTATGGCAGGAAGTTTGTCAAAAGAGCGATCGCGCCGAAGTTGTCAGTGAGGAAGTAATGGCAGCGATCGCAACCACAGTCCAACCAGATGGAGTAGTAGCAACAGCGAAAAAAAATGTTTCTCAAACACAGCCACCATTTACTGGTTTAGTGCTGGCTTTGGAAACGATACAAGATCCAGGTAATTTAGGTACGATAATTCGCACCGCCGCCGCCGCTGGGGCAAATGGGTTGTGGCTAAGTGAAGATAGTGTAGATTTAGACAATCCCAAGGTATTACGTGCCACCGCTGGGCAGTGGTTTCGCTTACCAATGGCAGTGAGTTTAGATTTAAAAGCAACAGTACAGGAAGCCAAACAGGCACGAATGCAAATTATCGCAACCTTGCCGAGTGCAACTTTAACTTACTGGGAAGTAGACTGGTGCCAACCAAGTTTGATTTTGTTGGGGAATGAAGGCGCTGGTTTATCAGCAGAATTAGCCGCGATGGCAGATAAAAGCGTGAAAATTCCTCTCAGTTCTGGGGTAGAGTCCTTAAATGTGGCGATCGCAGCCGCCTTAATGTTATATGAAGCGCAGCGCCAGAAAAGAGAGTAG